Proteins encoded by one window of Halomonas chromatireducens:
- a CDS encoding NADP-dependent isocitrate dehydrogenase, whose translation MSKTPKIIYTFTDEAPALATHSLLPIIDAFTDAAGVDVEIRDISLAARILSQFPDYLTDEQRVEDHLAELGALAKTPEANIIKLPNISASMPQLRAAIKELQGQGYKLPDYPDEPNSDEEREIKARYDKTKGSAVNPVLREGNSDRRAPRAVKEYARKYPHHMGEWSQASRTHVSHMHGGDFYHGEKSMTLDRARDVKMELITNSGQTLVLKPKVSLLEGEIIDSMFMSKKALCEFYEREIEDARKTGVMFSLHVKATMMKVSHPIVFGHCVKIFYKEAFEKHGALFDELGVDVNNGIGNLYDRLATLPESQREEIIRDLHACHDQRPELAMVDSARGITNFHSPSDVIVDASMPAMIRAGGKMYGADGRLKDVKAVIPESTFARIYQEMINFCKWHGAFDPATMGTVPNVGLMAQKAEEYGSHDKTFEVPEAGVANITDLETGEVLLSQDVEQGDIWRMCQVKDAPIRDWVKLAVERCRDSGMPAVFWLDPYRPHENELIKKVKSYLQDHDTTGLNIQIMSQVRAMRYTLERVIRGLDTISVTGNILRDYLTDLFPIMELGTSAKMLSIVPLMAGGGMFETGAGGSAPKHVQQLLEENHLRWDSLGEFLAMTASLEHLAKQYGNARAALLADALDKATGQFLESNKSPSRKVGELDNRGSHFYLALYWAQALAAQDEDTELKGLFGRLAEVLEAKEATILEELNGVQGQPVDIKGYYHADPELARAVMRPSKTLNDALALVARD comes from the coding sequence ATGTCAAAAACGCCGAAGATTATCTACACGTTCACCGACGAAGCGCCTGCGCTGGCGACCCATTCGCTGCTGCCGATCATCGACGCCTTCACTGACGCAGCCGGCGTCGACGTCGAGATCCGGGACATCTCCCTGGCGGCTCGGATTCTCTCCCAGTTCCCCGATTATCTTACCGACGAGCAGCGCGTCGAGGATCACCTGGCCGAGCTGGGTGCTCTGGCCAAGACGCCGGAAGCCAATATCATCAAGCTGCCCAACATCAGTGCCTCCATGCCGCAGCTGCGGGCGGCGATCAAGGAACTGCAGGGGCAGGGCTATAAGTTGCCGGACTACCCGGACGAGCCGAACAGCGACGAAGAGCGTGAGATCAAGGCGCGCTACGACAAGACCAAGGGCAGTGCCGTCAACCCGGTGCTGCGCGAGGGTAACTCCGACCGCCGCGCGCCCCGGGCCGTCAAGGAGTACGCCCGCAAGTATCCCCACCACATGGGGGAGTGGAGCCAGGCATCTCGGACCCATGTGTCGCACATGCATGGCGGCGACTTCTACCACGGCGAGAAGTCGATGACCCTGGATCGCGCTCGCGACGTGAAGATGGAGCTGATCACCAACAGCGGCCAGACCCTGGTGCTGAAGCCCAAGGTCTCGCTGCTCGAAGGCGAGATCATCGACAGCATGTTCATGAGCAAGAAGGCGCTGTGCGAGTTCTACGAGCGGGAGATCGAGGATGCCCGCAAGACCGGCGTGATGTTCTCCCTGCACGTCAAGGCGACGATGATGAAGGTCTCGCACCCGATCGTGTTCGGTCACTGCGTCAAGATCTTCTACAAGGAAGCCTTCGAGAAGCACGGAGCCCTGTTCGATGAGCTGGGGGTCGACGTCAACAACGGGATCGGGAACCTCTACGACAGGCTCGCCACCCTGCCCGAGAGCCAGCGTGAGGAGATCATCCGCGACCTGCACGCCTGCCACGACCAGCGTCCGGAGCTGGCCATGGTGGATTCGGCGCGGGGCATCACCAACTTCCATTCGCCCAGCGATGTGATCGTCGACGCCTCGATGCCGGCGATGATCCGCGCCGGCGGCAAGATGTACGGCGCTGACGGCCGCCTCAAGGATGTCAAGGCGGTGATTCCGGAGTCCACCTTCGCCCGCATCTACCAGGAGATGATCAACTTCTGCAAGTGGCACGGCGCCTTCGACCCGGCCACCATGGGTACCGTGCCCAATGTCGGCCTGATGGCCCAGAAGGCGGAGGAGTACGGCTCCCATGACAAGACCTTCGAGGTGCCGGAGGCCGGTGTCGCCAATATCACCGACCTGGAGACCGGAGAGGTACTGCTGTCCCAGGACGTCGAGCAGGGCGATATCTGGCGGATGTGCCAGGTCAAGGACGCGCCGATCCGCGACTGGGTCAAGCTGGCGGTGGAGCGTTGCCGCGATTCCGGCATGCCGGCGGTATTCTGGCTCGACCCCTACCGCCCGCACGAGAACGAACTGATCAAGAAGGTGAAGTCCTACCTCCAGGATCATGACACCACCGGTCTCAACATCCAGATCATGTCCCAGGTCCGGGCCATGCGCTATACCCTGGAGCGCGTGATCCGAGGCCTCGACACCATCTCGGTGACCGGCAACATCCTGCGCGACTACCTAACCGACCTGTTCCCGATCATGGAGCTGGGCACCAGCGCCAAGATGCTCTCCATCGTGCCCCTGATGGCCGGTGGCGGCATGTTCGAGACCGGGGCCGGTGGCTCGGCACCCAAGCACGTGCAGCAGCTCCTCGAGGAGAACCACCTGCGCTGGGACAGCCTCGGTGAATTCCTGGCCATGACTGCTTCCCTGGAGCACCTCGCCAAGCAGTATGGCAATGCCCGGGCGGCGCTGCTGGCGGATGCCCTGGACAAGGCCACCGGCCAGTTCCTCGAATCCAACAAGTCGCCCTCACGCAAGGTCGGCGAGCTGGACAACCGGGGCAGCCATTTCTACCTGGCCCTTTACTGGGCCCAGGCACTGGCCGCCCAGGACGAGGATACCGAGCTCAAGGGGTTGTTCGGCCGCCTGGCCGAGGTCCTGGAGGCCAAGGAGGCGACCATCCTTGAGGAGCTGAACGGCGTCCAGGGGCAGCCGGTGGATATCAAGGGCTACTACCATGCCGATCCCGAGCTGGCCCGCGCTGTCATGCGTCCGAGCAAGACGTTGAATGACGCCCTGGCGCTGGTTGCCCGGGATTGA
- a CDS encoding pseudouridine synthase yields the protein MSTLYLLHKPYRMLSQFTDREGGERGHRATLADVIDVPGIYAAGRLDYDSEGLLLLTDDGALIHRISDPRHKQPKTYRVQVEGSPSEASLRALCHGVKLKDGMTRPARVRRLEESGLPPRAPPLDPKRHPVTSWLELTISEGRNRQVRRMTAHVGHPTLRLVRVAIGPWQLDGLAPGEWRREILHAPRTASRHMPRRKGGHR from the coding sequence ATGAGCACCCTCTATCTCTTGCACAAGCCCTACCGCATGCTTTCCCAGTTCACCGACCGTGAGGGCGGCGAAAGAGGGCACCGCGCCACCCTGGCCGATGTGATCGACGTGCCAGGCATCTATGCCGCCGGCCGGCTCGACTATGATTCGGAAGGCCTGCTCCTTCTCACCGATGATGGTGCGCTGATACACCGCATCAGCGACCCACGCCACAAGCAGCCCAAGACCTATCGAGTGCAGGTGGAGGGAAGTCCCAGCGAAGCCTCGCTGCGGGCGCTGTGCCATGGCGTAAAATTGAAGGATGGCATGACGCGACCGGCCCGGGTGCGACGACTGGAAGAGAGCGGGCTACCGCCACGCGCGCCGCCGCTGGACCCCAAGCGCCACCCGGTGACCAGCTGGCTGGAGCTGACCATCAGCGAGGGGCGCAACCGCCAGGTGCGGCGCATGACCGCCCATGTGGGCCATCCCACCCTGCGACTGGTGCGCGTCGCCATCGGCCCATGGCAGCTCGACGGCCTGGCGCCGGGAGAGTGGCGCCGGGAGATCCTGCACGCCCCACGCACCGCATCGCGGCACATGCCTCGCCGCAAAGGAGGTCACCGATGA
- a CDS encoding NUDIX domain-containing protein — translation MSRWQPYVTVATVVERAGCFLMVEEAPDGGQTLFNQPAGHLEPGERIREAALRELREESAWQVGITDYLGLYVYEAPGGQTFHSHGFFGMALAHLGNELDPAIIAVHWLTLEEIEALDRQGRLRSPLVLRRIRDALASRFYPMDVIHEC, via the coding sequence ATGAGCCGCTGGCAACCCTATGTCACCGTGGCCACCGTCGTGGAGCGCGCCGGCTGCTTCCTGATGGTGGAGGAAGCCCCGGATGGCGGACAGACGCTCTTCAACCAGCCCGCCGGCCATCTCGAGCCCGGCGAACGCATCCGCGAAGCCGCCCTGCGCGAACTGCGCGAGGAGAGCGCCTGGCAGGTCGGCATCACCGACTACCTGGGGCTCTATGTCTACGAAGCGCCCGGCGGCCAGACCTTTCACAGCCACGGCTTCTTCGGCATGGCCCTCGCCCACCTGGGCAATGAGCTGGACCCGGCGATCATTGCCGTTCACTGGCTCACTCTGGAGGAGATCGAAGCGCTGGATCGCCAGGGCCGGCTGAGAAGCCCCCTGGTGCTGCGCCGCATCCGCGACGCCCTGGCCAGCCGTTTTTATCCCATGGACGTCATCCACGAATGCTGA
- a CDS encoding efflux RND transporter permease subunit, protein MKWLHATLHFKRLVLTVTALLALIGLAAWLTMDRQEDPFFPYRFGQVLVPYPGAEPEQVERLVLNALEEELAQVEEVNELIGTARLGVAHVNIEMHEHVYDTDAAWEQIRIAVNRASRKFPDGVGDAEISDRDSDAHGIVLSVTGSDDLLELREAAERLRRDLFRLKDIARIDLLADPGQQVIVSWDDALAELTGLDAQALGDQLAARNLTSSGGSLSSGGRSVVLDPVTEFGSLEDLAMTPIRTRRGDVIPLGELADVRLSPREPATERIWHDGEPAVALGIILAKERVNAVRFGESLRSLLDEVRPTYAPLQIQEMFYQPRWVEQRLAELGVSLLLGISILGVLLFLTMGLRLGFAVMLIVPLVTFSALAIYAMGGGILHQIAVAGMVIALGMLVDNAIVMVENLQWHRDQGLSAAEAVSRSVRELAAPLLAATGTTLAAFVPLLLSSGNTADFTRAIPVMVMLTLVVSYLYAVFVTPVFAAAILKPGGGSQRRSLSGAGRRIGRFAVRWPGGILAGAVVLLMGALAMVPLLNHDFFPDTDRNQLVIDLHFAEGTHLDYTAHEASVLAADLRERPAVTGVHLFAGFSGPRFYYNLVEQPRQAHLARLVVEAEHADDLAPLMAWVRDVTPERLPEADVVARRLGQGPPVTAPIEIRVFAEERSRLAEGTERILALVRGAEGARDARHTLGEGLPTLRLEVDDARAGEFGLSRREVAMAVAGASRGIEVSTWRAEREPAALLIRSPEGERFPLSALEGLRLTADNGDSVPLGEVAALRTTWQPAVIQHRGLRRMTTVLAEVADGQTYAGVLDGLLPRLAELELPEGVTYTVGGAAESAGDANTALFQTLPFGILLLVVFLLAQFNSFRQLGIVLTTVPLAAIGVIPGLWLTGQPFGFTAMLGVVALVGIVVNNAIVLIDVMNTNRRQGMPLDDAVVGAVARRTRPVLLTTATTVAGLVPLTLTQSTLWPPMAWAIISGLIASTLLTLLVIPALYRLVMKW, encoded by the coding sequence ATGAAGTGGCTGCATGCGACGCTGCACTTCAAGCGTCTGGTGCTGACCGTGACGGCACTGCTGGCGCTGATCGGGCTGGCCGCCTGGCTGACCATGGATCGCCAGGAGGATCCCTTCTTTCCCTACCGCTTCGGCCAGGTGCTGGTACCGTATCCCGGCGCGGAGCCGGAGCAGGTCGAGCGTCTGGTGCTCAACGCGCTGGAAGAGGAGCTGGCCCAGGTCGAGGAGGTCAACGAGCTCATTGGCACGGCGCGGCTGGGGGTGGCGCATGTCAACATCGAGATGCACGAGCATGTCTATGACACCGACGCCGCCTGGGAGCAGATCCGCATTGCGGTGAATCGGGCGTCGAGGAAGTTTCCCGACGGGGTGGGTGACGCCGAGATCAGCGATCGGGACTCCGACGCCCACGGCATCGTGCTGTCGGTGACTGGCTCCGATGACCTGCTTGAGCTGCGCGAGGCAGCCGAGCGGCTGCGGCGGGATCTGTTCCGACTCAAGGACATTGCGCGCATCGATCTGCTCGCCGACCCCGGGCAGCAGGTCATCGTCAGTTGGGACGATGCCCTGGCGGAACTGACCGGGCTCGATGCCCAGGCGCTGGGCGATCAGTTGGCTGCCCGCAACCTGACGTCCTCGGGAGGCAGCCTCTCCAGCGGCGGGCGCTCGGTGGTGCTCGACCCGGTGACGGAGTTTGGCAGCCTCGAGGATCTGGCCATGACGCCGATTCGCACGCGGCGTGGGGACGTCATTCCGCTGGGTGAGCTGGCGGATGTGCGGCTGTCGCCACGGGAGCCCGCCACCGAGCGGATCTGGCATGACGGTGAGCCCGCCGTGGCACTGGGCATCATTCTCGCCAAAGAGCGGGTCAATGCCGTCCGATTCGGCGAATCCCTGCGCAGCCTGCTCGACGAGGTGCGCCCCACCTATGCGCCGCTGCAGATCCAGGAGATGTTCTATCAGCCCCGCTGGGTGGAGCAGCGGCTGGCCGAACTCGGCGTCTCGCTGCTGCTGGGTATTTCCATTCTCGGCGTTCTGCTGTTCCTGACCATGGGGCTGAGGCTGGGATTCGCGGTGATGCTGATCGTGCCGCTGGTGACCTTTTCGGCCCTGGCCATCTATGCCATGGGAGGCGGCATCCTGCACCAGATCGCCGTGGCCGGCATGGTGATTGCTCTGGGTATGCTGGTGGACAACGCCATCGTCATGGTGGAGAACCTGCAGTGGCATCGCGACCAGGGGCTCTCGGCGGCGGAGGCTGTGTCGCGTTCGGTGCGAGAGCTTGCCGCGCCGCTGCTGGCGGCGACCGGCACCACCCTGGCCGCCTTCGTGCCGCTGCTGCTTTCCAGCGGCAATACCGCTGACTTCACCCGGGCGATTCCAGTGATGGTGATGCTGACCCTGGTGGTGAGCTATCTCTATGCCGTCTTCGTCACCCCCGTCTTCGCCGCCGCCATCCTCAAGCCCGGCGGCGGCTCACAGCGGCGCAGCCTGTCAGGCGCCGGTCGGCGGATCGGGCGCTTCGCCGTTCGCTGGCCCGGCGGCATACTCGCCGGAGCCGTGGTCCTGCTGATGGGCGCGCTGGCCATGGTGCCACTGCTCAACCACGACTTCTTTCCCGATACGGACCGCAACCAGCTGGTCATCGACCTGCACTTCGCCGAGGGTACGCATCTCGATTACACCGCCCATGAGGCGAGCGTGCTGGCCGCGGACCTGCGTGAGCGGCCGGCGGTGACCGGCGTACACCTCTTTGCCGGCTTCAGCGGCCCACGGTTCTATTACAACCTGGTCGAGCAGCCCCGTCAGGCGCATCTGGCGCGGCTGGTGGTCGAGGCAGAGCATGCCGACGATCTGGCCCCGCTGATGGCGTGGGTCCGGGACGTTACCCCGGAACGGTTGCCGGAGGCCGATGTGGTGGCGCGACGCCTGGGGCAGGGTCCTCCCGTCACCGCCCCCATCGAGATTCGCGTCTTCGCCGAGGAGCGCAGCCGGCTCGCCGAAGGCACAGAGCGCATTCTGGCGCTGGTGCGGGGTGCCGAGGGCGCGCGGGATGCGCGGCATACCCTGGGTGAAGGGCTGCCCACGCTGCGGCTGGAAGTGGACGATGCCCGTGCCGGCGAGTTCGGCCTGTCGCGGCGCGAGGTCGCCATGGCGGTGGCGGGTGCCAGTCGCGGCATCGAGGTGAGCACCTGGCGCGCCGAGCGGGAACCCGCGGCGCTGTTGATTCGCTCCCCGGAGGGTGAGCGTTTCCCCCTGTCTGCACTCGAAGGGCTGCGCCTGACAGCGGACAACGGCGACTCGGTGCCTCTCGGCGAGGTCGCCGCCCTGCGCACGACATGGCAGCCGGCGGTGATCCAGCATCGTGGCCTGCGCCGCATGACCACCGTGCTGGCCGAGGTGGCGGATGGCCAGACCTATGCCGGGGTGCTGGACGGACTATTGCCGCGGCTGGCGGAACTCGAGCTGCCGGAGGGAGTGACCTACACGGTGGGTGGGGCGGCCGAGTCGGCGGGGGATGCCAATACGGCGCTGTTCCAGACCCTGCCATTCGGCATCCTGTTGCTGGTCGTCTTCCTGCTGGCGCAGTTCAACTCCTTCCGCCAGCTGGGCATCGTATTGACCACCGTGCCGCTGGCGGCCATCGGCGTGATTCCCGGCCTGTGGCTGACCGGGCAGCCGTTCGGCTTCACCGCCATGCTGGGCGTCGTCGCCCTGGTGGGGATCGTGGTCAACAATGCCATCGTGCTGATCGACGTGATGAATACCAATCGCAGGCAGGGCATGCCCCTGGACGATGCGGTCGTCGGGGCGGTCGCTCGGCGCACCCGGCCGGTGCTGCTAACCACGGCCACCACCGTTGCCGGCCTGGTGCCTCTGACCCTGACCCAGTCCACGCTGTGGCCGCCCATGGCCTGGGCGATCATCTCGGGGCTCATCGCCTCGACCCTGCTCACGCTACTGGTGATTCCGGCGCTCTATCGGCTGGTCATGAAATGGTAA
- a CDS encoding efflux RND transporter periplasmic adaptor subunit gives MRHSRRVGVAMAALGLLALLGGCDRAPAASQALNATVDARAAVRVSSVRNSAGEEQIRFPGIVRPKERVSPAFLHAGVLRERLVERGQRVEKGEPLARLHNPALEPALAGAEGRVRELDAHLARLGRDVERARTLRERNLVAQEELDRLLSEREATVQAREQAVASRDDARAQVDEMTLRAPFAADVADLFVEAGDFVAAGEPVLALSGVDGVEVAIRVPVMLGARLNAGLPAQVSPTLHEGRFQGRISSVGRAGSALVPVVVELDPDTRLAPGESVQVSLSVAMRSLLQVPLSAVQDPGGHAPYVLALTDDETVRRVPVAPGRLADGWVTISAPLSHGDRVVVAGQGRLQQGDSVRVLP, from the coding sequence ATGAGGCATAGTCGAAGAGTGGGCGTGGCAATGGCAGCGCTGGGGCTGTTGGCGCTGCTGGGGGGCTGCGACAGGGCGCCGGCCGCCAGTCAAGCGCTGAATGCAACGGTCGATGCTCGGGCTGCCGTTCGCGTCAGCTCGGTGCGAAACAGTGCCGGCGAAGAGCAAATTCGCTTCCCCGGCATCGTCCGCCCGAAGGAGCGGGTGTCGCCGGCTTTCCTGCATGCCGGCGTGCTTCGGGAGCGCCTCGTGGAGCGTGGTCAGCGTGTCGAGAAGGGCGAGCCCCTGGCACGCCTGCATAATCCGGCCCTGGAGCCTGCCCTGGCCGGAGCCGAGGGGCGGGTGAGGGAACTCGATGCCCATCTGGCCAGGCTGGGCAGGGATGTTGAGCGGGCCCGGACGCTGCGCGAACGCAACCTGGTCGCCCAGGAGGAGCTGGATCGGCTGCTGTCGGAACGGGAGGCCACCGTCCAGGCCCGGGAGCAGGCGGTGGCCTCCCGTGACGACGCCCGGGCCCAGGTCGATGAGATGACGCTGCGGGCACCCTTCGCGGCCGACGTGGCCGACCTTTTTGTCGAGGCGGGTGACTTCGTGGCCGCTGGCGAACCGGTGCTGGCGCTTTCCGGTGTCGATGGCGTGGAGGTGGCGATTCGCGTCCCGGTGATGCTCGGCGCCCGGCTGAACGCGGGGCTGCCGGCTCAGGTGTCGCCGACGCTGCATGAAGGCCGCTTCCAGGGGCGGATCAGCAGCGTGGGGAGAGCCGGTTCGGCGCTGGTGCCGGTGGTGGTCGAACTCGATCCCGACACGCGTCTGGCCCCCGGCGAGTCGGTGCAGGTATCTCTTTCCGTTGCCATGAGGTCATTGTTGCAGGTGCCACTCTCAGCCGTGCAGGACCCCGGGGGGCATGCGCCCTATGTGCTGGCCCTGACGGATGACGAGACCGTGCGAAGGGTGCCGGTGGCACCGGGGCGACTGGCGGACGGCTGGGTGACCATCTCGGCCCCGCTCTCTCACGGCGACCGGGTGGTGGTGGCGGGCCAGGGGCGCCTGCAGCAAGGCGATAGCGTGCGGGTACTGCCATGA
- a CDS encoding TetR/AcrR family transcriptional regulator, translating into MNKPATTRDPEQTRLRIMEAAESLFVEQGFSAVKLSELARSADVTKSLIHHHFGSKEQLWEAVKNRAFERYYTGQMAMLEGAGEPDAMLLRNSVEAYFHFLRDNPGVVRLFAWTHLEGDSHCGELDNQLVGAGAEWVRQAQMRGLLRKDINPTHVIALFVMTCTQWFEAKCHHQHWPGMGSDEAFLEDFLKIFMAGVAPQN; encoded by the coding sequence ATGAACAAACCAGCGACGACACGAGATCCCGAACAGACCAGGCTGCGCATCATGGAGGCGGCGGAGTCCCTCTTCGTGGAGCAGGGCTTCTCCGCCGTCAAGCTGAGTGAGCTGGCGCGTTCAGCCGATGTTACCAAGAGCCTTATCCATCACCATTTTGGCAGCAAGGAACAGCTGTGGGAGGCGGTCAAGAATCGTGCCTTCGAGCGCTATTACACTGGCCAGATGGCCATGCTGGAGGGGGCAGGCGAGCCGGATGCCATGCTTCTGCGGAATTCGGTGGAAGCCTACTTCCACTTTTTACGCGACAACCCCGGCGTAGTGCGGTTGTTCGCCTGGACCCATCTGGAAGGGGACAGTCATTGTGGAGAGCTCGACAACCAGCTCGTCGGTGCGGGTGCGGAATGGGTTCGCCAGGCCCAGATGCGTGGCCTGCTGCGTAAGGACATCAACCCAACCCATGTGATCGCGCTGTTCGTGATGACTTGCACGCAATGGTTCGAGGCCAAATGTCATCATCAACACTGGCCGGGGATGGGCAGCGACGAGGCTTTTCTGGAAGATTTCCTGAAGATCTTCATGGCCGGGGTCGCGCCGCAGAACTGA
- the mnmA gene encoding tRNA 2-thiouridine(34) synthase MnmA, which translates to MTATPGKVIVGMSGGVDSSVSALLLLEQGYQVEGLFMKNWDEDDGTEYCTAKADLADAEAVCEKLGIRLHTANFAAEYWDNVFEHFLAEYKAGRTPNPDILCNREIKFKVFLEYAEMLGAEKIATGHYVRQGVRDGQPRLLKGIDINKDQSYFLHAVPEAAIARTLFPVGELEKPEVRAVAERHGLATAKKKDSTGICFIGERRFRDFLQQYLPAQPGVIETPEGDVIGEHMGLMYYTLGQRQGLGIGGLADFPEEPWYVAAKDLERNVLVAVQGKHHPLLYSDNLATEAMDWVAGEPPAREGRFTAKTRYRQADVPCWMQTLADGGVEVHFDDPQRAVTPGQSLVLYDGDICLGGGVIRATWKATEPAA; encoded by the coding sequence ATGACCGCCACCCCAGGCAAGGTGATCGTCGGCATGTCCGGCGGCGTCGACTCCTCCGTTTCCGCCCTGCTGCTGCTGGAGCAGGGGTATCAGGTCGAAGGCCTGTTCATGAAGAACTGGGACGAGGACGATGGCACCGAGTACTGCACCGCCAAGGCCGACCTGGCGGATGCCGAAGCCGTCTGCGAAAAGCTCGGCATCCGGCTGCACACCGCCAATTTCGCCGCCGAGTACTGGGACAACGTGTTCGAGCACTTCCTGGCCGAGTACAAGGCCGGGCGTACTCCCAATCCGGATATCCTGTGTAACCGGGAAATCAAGTTCAAGGTGTTCCTCGAATACGCCGAGATGCTCGGTGCCGAGAAGATCGCCACCGGTCACTATGTTCGCCAGGGGGTTCGGGACGGCCAGCCGCGCCTGCTCAAGGGTATTGACATCAACAAGGACCAGAGCTATTTCCTGCATGCCGTGCCCGAGGCCGCCATCGCACGCACCCTGTTCCCGGTGGGCGAGCTGGAAAAACCCGAGGTGCGCGCCGTCGCCGAGCGCCACGGGCTCGCCACGGCGAAGAAGAAGGACTCCACCGGGATCTGCTTTATCGGTGAGCGCCGCTTCCGCGACTTCCTGCAGCAGTACCTGCCGGCCCAGCCGGGGGTGATCGAGACCCCCGAGGGCGACGTCATCGGCGAGCACATGGGCCTCATGTACTACACCCTCGGGCAGCGCCAGGGGCTCGGCATCGGCGGGCTCGCCGACTTCCCCGAGGAGCCCTGGTACGTGGCCGCCAAGGATCTGGAGCGAAACGTGCTGGTCGCCGTGCAGGGCAAGCACCATCCGCTGCTGTACAGCGACAACCTGGCGACCGAAGCGATGGACTGGGTGGCCGGCGAGCCCCCGGCAAGAGAAGGACGCTTTACCGCCAAGACCCGCTACCGGCAGGCCGATGTGCCCTGCTGGATGCAAACCCTCGCCGACGGCGGCGTGGAGGTACACTTCGACGACCCGCAGCGTGCCGTCACCCCGGGACAGTCGCTGGTACTCTACGACGGTGATATCTGCCTCGGCGGCGGCGTGATCCGCGCCACCTGGAAAGCCACGGAGCCAGCCGCATGA
- the hflD gene encoding high frequency lysogenization protein HflD, with protein sequence MTATPIHRIPDSPTARQALALAGVFQSASLVDELARTGQVEPRAWETLIRATLDTNPDSFEAIYGGHPNNLRRGLDVLEAVVGRKQSNPVVLRYGFTLLLLMNKLRQDDEMMAGLGQRLTRIQGQAEHFGATHENVIASLGEAYQETLSTLKTRIVVQGDPSLLQSRMMPERVRAILLAGIRFALLWHQQGGRRWKLVFQRGALKNTLDQLG encoded by the coding sequence ATGACTGCAACCCCGATTCACCGAATCCCGGACTCACCCACTGCCCGTCAGGCCCTGGCACTGGCCGGCGTGTTTCAGTCCGCCAGCCTGGTCGACGAGCTGGCACGCACCGGCCAGGTCGAACCGCGCGCCTGGGAAACCCTGATTCGCGCCACGCTGGATACTAACCCCGACAGCTTCGAAGCCATCTATGGTGGCCACCCCAACAACCTGCGCCGCGGACTCGACGTACTGGAAGCGGTGGTGGGTCGCAAACAGTCCAACCCGGTGGTACTGCGCTACGGCTTCACCCTGCTGCTGCTGATGAACAAGCTGCGCCAGGATGACGAGATGATGGCGGGACTGGGCCAGCGCCTGACCCGCATTCAGGGCCAGGCCGAGCACTTCGGTGCCACCCACGAGAATGTCATCGCCAGCCTCGGCGAGGCCTATCAGGAAACGCTGTCGACGCTGAAGACCCGCATCGTGGTACAGGGTGACCCCTCCCTGCTGCAGTCCCGTATGATGCCCGAGCGGGTGCGCGCCATCCTGCTCGCCGGCATCCGTTTTGCCCTGCTCTGGCACCAGCAGGGCGGACGGCGCTGGAAGCTGGTCTTCCAGCGTGGCGCCCTGAAGAACACCCTGGATCAGCTGGGCTGA